GTGGGCAGAGCCATCGGTATCTGCACCTTGGTCAGCAGCTGGAACGGCGTGGTCCCGAACGAGCGAGCCGCCTCCACAGCCTCAGCCGATACCTGCCTGATACCAAGGTTGGTGAGCCTGATCACCGGCGGGACAGCGTAGATGATCGTCGCGAATACCCCTGCCGGCGCGCCAAGTCCAAAGAACAGCACGCCAGGCAGCAGATACACGAAGCTCGGCATCGTCTGCATGGCGTCCAGGATCGGACGCATGATGTTGTCAGCCAGCCGGTTGCGCGCGGCGAGCACGCCGAGCGGCAGCCCGATTGACACGGAGATGACAACTGAAACGACCATCAGCGCAATCGTGTCCAGAGTGTTCTCCCACAGGCCCATGAATCCCACGAACAGCAGTGCGACCGTGGTGAACCCGAGCAGGGACCACCGTCCGACCGCGTACGATAGCAGCGCAAGCCCAACCACTATCACAGGCCACGGTATCCACTTCAGCACGTCTTCTATGAAGACCAGCGCGTACGTCACCCCGTCGCTAAGACTGCTGAACAGCCAGCTCGCCTCCACTGTGAGCCAGTCCACAGCCTCGTCGATGGCGTTGCCGGTGACCTGCCTCACAGTCTTTGTGAGCGTCACCGAACCCCCGCCATTGGTTGCCACCTCTGACGTGGATACCGTGGTGGGGAACTCCATCCCCGGTCCCCAGAACACGAGGCATACTGCAAGCACGACAAGAATCGCTGCCAGTCCGGCCAGCCATGTAGTCCTCGTCGGCAGTCCGGAAAACGGTAAGCCTTCGGACGCCGTGCCGAGGCCTGACTGAGTCTCTTCGATCTGCGCCATGTCAGTCCTCCTGGTTGCTTTCGGCTGTCCCATCGGAACGAATGGCCCCGATCGTGGTGACGTCTCGCACGAACTCGGCGACGTAGTCGTCTGCGGGCGCGCTGATGATCTCGACCGGCGACCCCAGCTGGACGATCTCTCCGTCCCGCATGATGGCTATCCGGTCACCTATCTTCAACGCCTCGTTGAGGTCGTGGGTTATGAATACGATGGTGTCTGGAGGCTTGCGAGCTCGTCCTGCATCCCGCGCCTGATCAGCGGGTCCAGTCCGCTGAATGGCTCATCCATGAGCAGCACATCAGGGTCGACCGCGAGGGCTCTCGCGAGGCCCACGCGCTGCTGCATTCCTCCGCTCATCTCCCGGGGGTAGTAGCCCTCCCATCCGTCGAGACCTACAGTCTTGATCGCGGTGGTCGCGGCTGCGTATCGCTCCTCTTTCTCCATTCCCTGGATTTCCAGGCCGAACGCCACGTTGTCCAGAACGCGTCGGTGGGGGAGCAGCCCATAGTGCTGGAACACCATCGCAACCTTCTGACGCCTGAACTCGATCATCTGCTCATGCGTGTACTCGAGGATGTCCTCCCCGTTGAACAGCACCTTTCCCTGGGTGGCTTCGATCAGCCTCGTCAGGCAACGGACCAGCGTTGACTTGCCACTGCCGGAGAGGCCCATGACCACGAATACCTCACCGGTGGGGACACTGAAAGTGACGTTCCGGAGCGCGACCACGAGACCCATTTCGTCCTGTATCTCGGCTCGGCTCTTGTCAGCGTACTGAGGCTCCATGGCCCGTTCCGGCTGGTCACCGAACACCTTCCATAGCCCGTCGACTTCGATCTGGTGATCTTGTGAATTCATAGCTCGTTCAGCCTGCTCCTGGTAGGGACGATTAGCGAACCGCCCATACGATTGGCATCTCTACAATCTTTGCTCGTTGTGCAGGCGGAAAGGCTGCGTGGAAAGTTCCTGTCAAAACAGGGGCCAAAAACCCATAGACTGCTCGATCGGCAAGGTTGGACAATCGTATCACCTGCGCGCTGTTCCTTCACGCGCGATGGACATATCGGACGCAGAGCGCTCTATCCTGCGATAGCTCGCGCCCCGGAAGCCTCTTTCTGAAGAGATTC
This region of Dehalococcoidia bacterium genomic DNA includes:
- a CDS encoding proline/glycine betaine ABC transporter permease is translated as MEFPTTVSTSEVATNGGGSVTLTKTVRQVTGNAIDEAVDWLTVEASWLFSSLSDGVTYALVFIEDVLKWIPWPVIVVGLALLSYAVGRWSLLGFTTVALLFVGFMGLWENTLDTIALMVVSVVISVSIGLPLGVLAARNRLADNIMRPILDAMQTMPSFVYLLPGVLFFGLGAPAGVFATIIYAVPPVIRLTNLGIRQVSAEAVEAARSFGTTPFQLLTKVQIPMALPTIMAGINQTTMMALAMVTIASMVAAGGLGDNVLRALQKNQPGNGAIAGIAIVFLAIIIDRLTQSVARKRQDALSVG